A region of Flavobacterium album DNA encodes the following proteins:
- a CDS encoding DUF3341 domain-containing protein, producing MSNKVIHVLYNDDDILMDAVRKTRAAHHHIEEIYTPFPVHGLDKAMGLAPTRIAITSFLYGLVGLSVATTMMWFIMIQDWPQDIGGKPSFSYIQNMPAFVPVMFEMTVFFAAHLMVITFYMRSKLWPFKQAENPDVRTTDDHFLMEVAVHGDVDQMVSFFEGTHAVEVKVIEKH from the coding sequence ATGAGTAATAAAGTTATACATGTACTGTACAATGATGATGATATCCTAATGGATGCAGTAAGGAAAACACGCGCTGCGCATCATCACATTGAAGAAATTTATACGCCATTCCCGGTTCACGGGCTCGATAAAGCCATGGGCCTTGCCCCAACGAGGATAGCTATTACTTCATTCTTATATGGTTTGGTGGGATTGTCAGTGGCTACTACAATGATGTGGTTCATCATGATCCAGGACTGGCCGCAGGATATCGGTGGCAAGCCAAGCTTCAGCTACATCCAGAACATGCCGGCATTCGTACCGGTAATGTTTGAGATGACAGTATTCTTCGCTGCCCACTTAATGGTTATCACCTTTTATATGAGGAGTAAATTATGGCCGTTCAAACAGGCAGAGAACCCGGATGTAAGGACAACCGATGACCATTTCCTTATGGAAGTTGCTGTTCATGGCGATGTTGACCAGATGGTTTCTTTCTTTGAAGGGACACACGCTGTGGAAGTGAAAGTAATTGAAAAGCATTAA
- the nrfD gene encoding NrfD/PsrC family molybdoenzyme membrane anchor subunit, whose amino-acid sequence MSSHYEAPIRKPLIIGDKNYHDVTVDVARPVEGRANRQWWIAFSIALAAFLWGVGCVAYTVGTGIGTWGSNKTIGWAWDITNFVWWVGIGHAGTLISAVLLLFRQKWRMAINRSAEAMTIFSVIQAAMFPVFHMGRPWLAYWVMPIPNQFGSLWVNFNSPLLWDVFAISTYLSVSLVFWWTGLLPDFAMLRDRAITPFTKRVYSIVSFGWSGRAKDWQRFEEVSLVLAGLATPLVLSVHTIVSFDFATSVIPGWHTTILPPYFVAGAIFSGFAMVNTLLIIMRKVSNLEAYITIQHIELMNIIIMITGSIVGCAYITELFIAWYSGVEYEQYAFLNRATGPYWWSYLLMMACNVVSPQVMWSKKIRTSIYASFIISIVVNIGMWFERFVIIVTSLHRDYLPSSWTMFQPTFVDAGFFIGTIGFFFVLFLLYSRSFPVIAQAEVKTIMKSSGEFYKRKREEGGHDNHSHSEHNHH is encoded by the coding sequence ATGTCGTCTCATTACGAAGCACCCATTAGAAAACCTTTAATTATAGGTGACAAAAATTATCACGATGTAACAGTAGATGTTGCAAGGCCGGTGGAAGGCAGGGCTAACAGGCAATGGTGGATCGCGTTTTCCATTGCACTTGCCGCTTTCCTCTGGGGTGTAGGTTGTGTTGCCTATACAGTTGGAACAGGTATCGGTACATGGGGTTCAAATAAAACAATTGGCTGGGCCTGGGATATCACCAACTTCGTTTGGTGGGTAGGTATCGGTCACGCCGGAACGCTTATCTCGGCAGTACTATTATTGTTCCGCCAAAAATGGAGGATGGCTATTAACCGTTCGGCAGAGGCGATGACCATCTTCTCTGTTATCCAGGCAGCGATGTTCCCGGTATTCCACATGGGCCGTCCATGGTTAGCTTACTGGGTTATGCCAATCCCCAACCAGTTCGGTTCGCTTTGGGTAAACTTCAACTCACCGCTTCTTTGGGACGTATTCGCGATCTCGACTTACCTTTCGGTATCGCTTGTATTCTGGTGGACAGGTTTGCTTCCGGATTTTGCAATGCTTCGCGACAGGGCCATAACACCTTTTACAAAAAGAGTATATTCTATAGTGAGCTTCGGATGGAGCGGACGTGCTAAAGACTGGCAGCGTTTTGAGGAAGTATCATTGGTACTTGCCGGCCTTGCCACACCACTTGTACTTTCTGTACACACTATCGTATCCTTTGACTTTGCTACCTCGGTAATACCGGGATGGCACACTACCATCCTTCCGCCATACTTCGTTGCGGGTGCGATCTTCTCCGGATTCGCGATGGTAAACACCCTTCTTATCATCATGAGGAAGGTATCCAACCTTGAAGCTTATATCACAATACAGCACATCGAATTGATGAACATCATCATCATGATCACAGGTTCGATTGTAGGATGTGCCTATATCACTGAGCTGTTCATTGCCTGGTACTCAGGTGTAGAGTATGAGCAGTATGCCTTCCTTAATAGGGCAACGGGGCCTTACTGGTGGTCTTACCTTTTGATGATGGCCTGTAACGTGGTTTCTCCACAGGTTATGTGGTCTAAAAAGATCAGGACAAGCATCTATGCTTCATTCATTATATCAATTGTTGTAAACATAGGTATGTGGTTTGAGCGTTTCGTAATCATCGTTACCTCACTCCACAGGGATTACCTGCCGTCATCATGGACGATGTTCCAGCCTACTTTCGTAGATGCGGGCTTCTTCATCGGTACTATCGGCTTCTTCTTTGTGTTGTTCCTTCTGTATTCAAGGAGCTTCCCTGTAATAGCACAGGCAGAGGTAAAAACAATTATGAAATCTTCCGGAGAGTTCTATAAGAGGAAAAGGGAAGAAGGCGGACACGACAATCATTCACATTCAGAACATAATCATCACTAA
- a CDS encoding TAT-variant-translocated molybdopterin oxidoreductase, whose protein sequence is MASNKKYWQSVEELNENSSIVETLRNNEFVEEIPTEEFLGDKEALESSSTSRRDFLKYVGFTTAAASLAACEGPVIKSIPYVVQPEEIIPGVADYYATTMADGFDFANILIKTREARPIKVENNRLTGAKVTANARVYASVLSLYDSMRLKEPMIKEKPATWEAVDAQVKASLSQAAAGGGQVIVLTGTTASPSTDKLIAEFGAKYPGFKHVVYDAVSCSEALDAFQAVYGERALADYDFGKADVIVSVGADILGDWQGGGYDSGYTMGRIPKNGKMSRHIQIESNMSLAGANADKRIPLTVTEQKYALVKIYNAVTGAGISVPAIGNAAYEKAVAAAAQEVAKAKSRGVVVTGLDDVNAQLLVLAINNALASQAFQPGAARLVRKGDAKAVAQLVNDMKAGSVHTLIMSGVNPVYTLPNSADFAEGLKKVKLSVAFSLKADETASKSVIAAAAPHYLESWGDVSIAKGYYGITQPTIRPLFKTRQLQDSLLAWSGSPQSYYDYLRASSSAWSAGKGWNQLVHDGVAVTEMPVAAAAGAADFNGAASKLAGAKKANGLELVLYTKVGMGDGQQANNPWLQEFPDPITRVSWDNYVTVSKFDAEKLGLENWNVANGGLNGSYVTIEANGKKLEKVPVIIQPGQARGTVGVALGYGRQAAMKKDMIVGVNAYALYNNFNSFQDVKLTKEPGEHEFACVQLQKTLMGRGDIIKETTLKDFNAKDASEWNPMPQVSLDHKEVPAATVDLWESFDRTTGHHFNLSIDLNACTGCGACVIACHAENNVPVVGKSEIRRSRDMHWLRIDRYYSHEDTFAGDDHLKDSTSGLFNSVSTFNEMEHPAEQPQVAFQPVMCQHCNHAPCETVCPVAATSHGRQGQNHMAYNRCVGTRYCANNCPYKVRRFNWFLYNKNSEFDYHMNNDLGRMVLNPDVNVRSRGVMEKCSFCIQMTQATILKAKREGRPVNKDEFYSACSEACGSGAMVFGDVNNAEDPIVELKDSDRAYHLLSQIGTKPNVFYHVKVRNT, encoded by the coding sequence ATGGCATCAAACAAAAAATACTGGCAAAGTGTTGAAGAGCTTAATGAAAACAGCTCTATTGTTGAGACGCTAAGAAACAATGAGTTTGTTGAGGAGATTCCTACTGAGGAGTTCCTTGGTGACAAGGAGGCTTTGGAGTCGTCATCAACAAGCCGTCGTGACTTTTTGAAATATGTAGGGTTCACTACTGCTGCTGCATCGCTTGCAGCGTGTGAGGGCCCGGTTATCAAGTCTATTCCTTATGTAGTTCAGCCGGAAGAGATCATCCCTGGTGTTGCTGATTATTATGCAACTACGATGGCAGATGGTTTCGATTTCGCCAACATACTTATCAAGACCCGTGAGGCACGTCCTATTAAAGTAGAAAACAACCGTCTTACAGGTGCGAAAGTAACTGCCAACGCGAGGGTTTATGCCTCTGTACTTTCCCTATATGACAGCATGCGCCTGAAAGAGCCGATGATCAAAGAGAAGCCGGCAACATGGGAAGCTGTTGATGCGCAGGTGAAAGCAAGCCTTTCACAGGCAGCAGCAGGCGGCGGCCAGGTGATAGTGCTTACAGGTACAACTGCAAGCCCTTCTACAGATAAGCTTATCGCGGAGTTCGGTGCCAAATATCCGGGCTTTAAGCATGTGGTATATGATGCGGTTTCTTGTTCTGAGGCGTTAGATGCGTTCCAGGCCGTTTACGGCGAAAGGGCGCTTGCCGATTATGACTTCGGTAAGGCTGATGTAATCGTTTCTGTAGGTGCCGATATCCTTGGCGACTGGCAGGGTGGCGGATATGATTCAGGTTATACCATGGGCCGTATCCCGAAAAATGGAAAAATGTCAAGGCATATACAGATTGAGTCGAACATGTCACTTGCGGGAGCTAACGCTGACAAGCGTATCCCATTGACTGTTACAGAGCAAAAATATGCCCTTGTAAAAATATATAATGCGGTTACCGGTGCCGGAATAAGTGTTCCTGCTATTGGTAATGCAGCTTACGAAAAAGCAGTTGCTGCTGCTGCACAGGAAGTAGCGAAAGCAAAATCAAGAGGTGTAGTTGTTACCGGCCTTGATGATGTTAATGCACAACTTCTTGTATTGGCCATCAACAATGCGCTGGCTTCACAGGCGTTCCAGCCGGGTGCAGCCCGCCTTGTAAGGAAAGGTGATGCTAAAGCTGTTGCACAGCTGGTAAACGATATGAAAGCAGGCAGCGTACACACGCTTATCATGAGCGGTGTGAACCCTGTATACACGCTTCCTAACAGCGCTGACTTTGCAGAAGGCCTTAAAAAAGTAAAACTATCAGTTGCATTCTCGCTTAAGGCAGATGAGACTGCTTCAAAATCTGTTATAGCTGCGGCAGCGCCTCACTACCTTGAGTCATGGGGCGATGTAAGCATAGCAAAAGGATACTACGGTATCACACAGCCAACTATCCGCCCGTTGTTTAAAACGAGGCAGCTGCAGGATTCACTGCTTGCATGGTCGGGCAGCCCACAAAGCTATTACGATTACCTTAGGGCATCTTCTTCGGCATGGTCTGCCGGAAAAGGCTGGAACCAATTGGTGCACGATGGTGTTGCCGTAACCGAAATGCCGGTTGCTGCCGCTGCGGGTGCTGCAGATTTCAACGGTGCAGCTTCTAAGCTTGCAGGTGCTAAGAAAGCAAACGGCCTTGAGCTGGTGCTTTACACTAAAGTGGGTATGGGTGATGGCCAACAGGCGAACAACCCATGGCTTCAGGAGTTCCCGGACCCTATTACAAGGGTATCGTGGGATAACTATGTTACCGTATCGAAGTTTGATGCCGAGAAACTTGGCCTTGAAAACTGGAATGTAGCGAATGGCGGACTTAACGGAAGCTATGTGACTATCGAAGCGAACGGCAAGAAGCTTGAAAAAGTGCCGGTTATCATCCAGCCGGGACAGGCGAGGGGTACGGTAGGTGTTGCACTGGGCTACGGGCGCCAGGCAGCCATGAAAAAAGACATGATCGTAGGTGTGAACGCTTACGCATTATATAACAACTTCAATTCCTTCCAGGACGTGAAGCTGACAAAAGAACCAGGTGAGCATGAGTTTGCCTGCGTACAGCTTCAGAAAACGCTTATGGGAAGGGGAGATATCATTAAGGAGACTACCCTTAAGGATTTCAATGCAAAAGATGCTTCAGAATGGAACCCGATGCCGCAGGTATCGTTAGATCACAAAGAAGTTCCTGCTGCTACGGTAGACCTTTGGGAATCATTCGACAGGACTACAGGGCACCACTTTAACCTTTCTATCGACCTTAATGCCTGTACAGGATGTGGCGCGTGTGTTATTGCATGTCACGCCGAGAACAACGTTCCTGTAGTAGGAAAATCAGAAATAAGGAGAAGCCGCGATATGCACTGGCTGCGTATCGACAGATATTACTCTCACGAAGATACTTTTGCCGGGGATGACCACCTTAAAGATTCTACATCAGGCCTTTTCAACTCGGTATCTACCTTCAATGAAATGGAACACCCTGCAGAACAGCCGCAGGTAGCATTCCAGCCGGTAATGTGCCAGCACTGTAACCATGCTCCGTGTGAGACTGTTTGCCCGGTTGCTGCTACATCGCACGGCCGCCAGGGACAAAACCACATGGCATACAACCGTTGTGTGGGTACCCGTTACTGTGCAAACAACTGTCCTTATAAAGTACGCCGTTTCAATTGGTTCCTATATAACAAGAACAGCGAGTTCGATTACCACATGAACAACGACCTTGGCCGTATGGTACTCAACCCGGATGTTAACGTTCGTTCGAGGGGTGTAATGGAAAAATGTTCTTTCTGTATCCAGATGACACAGGCTACCATCCTTAAAGCTAAGAGGGAAGGCCGTCCGGTTAACAAGGATGAGTTCTACTCGGCATGTTCTGAGGCCTGCGGAAGCGGTGCAATGGTATTCGGCGATGTGAACAATGCAGAAGACCCGATCGTAGAGCTTAAAGACAGCGACAGGGCGTACCACCTGCTTAGCCAGATAGGAACGAAACCGAATGTGTTCTACCACGTGAAAGTGAGGAATACATAG
- a CDS encoding cytochrome c3 family protein has protein sequence MKKVGNHTSFSRILLFCLALSLSFSLTSFAQETAAPAAAEAPAGGAAAPAAGAGDPVKGKELFNSLCAACHKLDAKSTGPALRGVADRHDRAWIYKWVHNSSEMIKSGDPAAVKLFAENNNSVMTPFPQLSEGDIDNIMAYTSMPIENGGGGGGVKAPVVDPNANGGSSNALILGALILVLGVLIVMLVLVNRTLRRVAASNGVVIVDEPRLSLWKAYAKNQFLVLVTVILLMLASSYFLYGYLMQIGVDQGYEPVQPIHFSHKIHAGDNGIDCKYCHSSARVSKASGIPSLNVCMNCHKNIAEFQGDKDSLYVDHSKEFYTGEIKKLYNAVGWDATAQKYTGVQKPVKWVRIHNLPDFVYFNHSQHVTVAGVECQTCHGPVEKMEVMRQHSPLTMGWCINCHRTTDVKVEGNEYYAKIHDELAKKYGKDKLTAADMGGTECGKCHY, from the coding sequence ATTGTTCTGTCTGGCGTTATCGCTGTCATTCTCTCTTACATCTTTTGCGCAGGAAACTGCGGCTCCCGCGGCGGCTGAGGCTCCTGCAGGCGGTGCAGCGGCTCCGGCAGCAGGTGCAGGAGATCCTGTGAAGGGAAAGGAACTATTTAACAGTCTTTGTGCTGCATGTCACAAGCTTGATGCTAAGTCAACAGGCCCTGCTCTTAGGGGTGTGGCTGACAGGCATGACCGTGCATGGATCTACAAATGGGTGCATAACAGCAGCGAAATGATAAAATCCGGCGACCCGGCGGCTGTAAAGCTTTTCGCTGAGAACAACAACTCTGTAATGACGCCGTTCCCGCAGCTGAGCGAGGGTGATATTGATAATATCATGGCTTATACATCAATGCCAATTGAAAATGGCGGTGGAGGCGGAGGTGTTAAGGCGCCAGTTGTTGATCCTAACGCAAATGGCGGTTCTTCAAACGCGTTGATACTGGGTGCGCTTATCCTTGTGCTTGGTGTCCTTATCGTAATGCTTGTTTTGGTGAACAGGACATTAAGAAGGGTTGCTGCTTCCAATGGTGTTGTGATCGTAGACGAGCCCCGCCTTTCATTATGGAAAGCTTATGCTAAGAACCAGTTCCTGGTATTGGTTACTGTTATCCTGCTTATGCTGGCTTCATCATATTTCCTTTACGGTTATCTTATGCAGATAGGAGTTGACCAGGGGTACGAACCGGTTCAGCCGATCCACTTCTCGCACAAGATCCACGCCGGTGATAATGGTATCGATTGTAAATATTGCCACTCTTCGGCAAGGGTAAGTAAAGCATCGGGTATTCCTTCGCTGAATGTTTGTATGAACTGCCACAAAAATATCGCTGAATTCCAGGGAGACAAAGATTCGCTTTATGTTGACCATTCAAAAGAATTCTACACTGGCGAAATCAAAAAGCTATACAATGCGGTAGGATGGGATGCTACTGCGCAAAAATACACTGGAGTTCAAAAGCCTGTTAAATGGGTTAGGATTCACAACCTTCCTGACTTTGTTTACTTCAATCACTCACAGCACGTTACTGTTGCCGGTGTTGAATGCCAGACCTGCCACGGCCCGGTTGAGAAAATGGAAGTTATGAGACAGCATTCCCCTCTTACAATGGGCTGGTGTATCAACTGCCACCGTACAACCGATGTTAAGGTAGAAGGCAACGAATACTACGCCAAGATCCACGATGAACTTGCTAAAAAGTATGGCAAGGACAAGCTTACCGCTGCTGACATGGGCGGAACTGAGTGTGGAAAATGTCACTATTAA